The Pseudomonadota bacterium region CATTAGCTCAACTTCAAAAAGCGATCAAAGATAACAACATCAACAGGGTGGTTGTTGCAGCCTGTACCCCAAGAACCCATGAACCTCTTTTCAAAAGGACAGTAAAAGAGGCAGGGTTAAACCCATACCTCCTTGAATTTGTAAGCATCAGGGAGCAATCCTCATGGGTGCATATGAATAACCCTCAGGTTGCGACA contains the following coding sequences:
- a CDS encoding heterodisulfide reductase, whose product is MSEEDIRVGVFVCNCGSNIGGVVNVPEVVEYAKNLKNVVFADESKWSCSVDALAQLQKAIKDNNINRVVVAACTPRTHEPLFKRTVKEAGLNPYLLEFVSIREQSSWVHMNNPQVAT